The Manihot esculenta cultivar AM560-2 chromosome 11, M.esculenta_v8, whole genome shotgun sequence genome includes a region encoding these proteins:
- the LOC110626236 gene encoding uncharacterized protein LOC110626236, with product MYLPSTYNHRDNLQVNYLQVSPLLSLKPHFCRCLSSLLSKIFLSIMAPHGEAIASTYTKTNSFSKPPRLSIDNNLHRTISDISYELSKEAIDIKQLPTISEVEDAKCECCGMSEECTPEYIDRVRNKFLGKWICGLCAEAVKEEKEKNGGKIEEALNAHMNACARFNKLGRAYPVLFQAEAMREMLKKSTRRGQSISPKGAQKNGGIARSSSCIAAITRDMDNLTIAN from the coding sequence ATGTACTTGCCATCCACCTACAACCATCGAGATAATCTCCAAGTAAATTATCTTCAAGTTTCTCCATTGCTATCTCTCAAACCCCACTTCTGCAGGTgtctttcttctcttctttccaAGATTTTCTTGTCAATTATGGCTCCACATGGAGAAGCTATTGCTAGCACTTACACGAAGACCAACAGCTTCTCCAAGCCACCAAGACTCTCCATCGACAACAATCTCCATCGAACAATATCTGACATCTCATATGAGCTGAGCAAGGAAGCCATAGATATCAAGCAGCTCCCGACGATATCAGAGGTTGAAGATGCAAAATGCGAGTGTTGTGGCATGAGTGAAGAGTGCACACCCGAGTACATTGATCGCGTTCGCAACAAGTTCTTAGGGAAATGGATTTGTGGGTTGTGTGCAGAGGCAgtgaaggaagaaaaagagaaaaatggaGGCAAAATAGAGGAGGCTCTTAATGCACATATGAATGCATGTGCAAGGTTTAACAAGCTTGGCAGGGCTTATCCAGTACTGTTCCAAGCTGAAGCCATGAGGGAGATGTTGAAGAAAAGCACAAGAAGGGGACAATCTATTAGTCCAAAAGGTGCCCAAAAGAATGGAGGGATTGCCAGGAGTTCAAGCTGCATTGCAGCTATTACAAGGGACATGGATAATCTCACTATAGCCAATTGA
- the LOC110626103 gene encoding uncharacterized protein LOC110626103 → MNFLNIQTKAIALNSFLSIFYYPFKNLNRTISLLALQLDSTLSCSNIFRICSSPTPTRPCSSSSSNNLQGSMEQNLISHHSIGRNCRPKWLDKKRVLQVILLVTICMWLLHRVENSHHQHENYNQNLQNPSSERNILIVLGRRGIQKYINGANAEFQDKNDPHEYERRDGGVGDDEIDGNINDEENVLELLQEENKVVNGGDEAIDLAAKFHGVAKQDTEMEKLDDVERVEAFLDENGIPPDASSFFNSTSLEQFHSRTSFSV, encoded by the exons ATGAATTTTCTTAATATACAAACAAAGGCGATAGCTTTGAATTCCTTCCTTTCTATATTCTATTATCCTTTCAAGAATCTCAACCGTACCATTTCTTTATTAGCACTTCAATTGGATTCAACTCTTTCATGTTCTAACATCTTCAGAATTTGCTCCTCTCCAACTCCTACACGGCCatgttcatcatcatcatctaatAATCTTCAG GGATCAATGGAACAAAATCTTATATCCCACCATTCAATTGGGCGAAATTGCAGACCAAAATGGTTGGATAAGAAAAGGGTCCTTCAAGTTATTTTGCTTGTAACAATTTGCATGTGGTTGCTACACCGAGTCGAGAACTCGCATCACCAACATGAAAATTACAACCAGAATCTTCAAAATCCTAGCAGTGAAAGAAACATACTCATAGTCTTGGGACGCAGGGGGATACAAAAGTATATAAATGGAGCCAATGCAGAATTTCAAGATAAAAATGATCCCCATGAATATGAAAGAAGAGATGGAGGTGTAGGAGATGATGAGATTGATGGAAACATTAATGATGAAGAGAATGTACTGGAACTTTTAcaagaagaaaataaagtaGTAAATGGTGGAGATGAAGCAATAGACTTAGCAGCCAAGTTTCATGGCGTTGCAAAACAAGACACTGAAATGGAGAAACTGGATGATGTTGAAAGAGTTGAGGCGTTTCTTGACGAGAATGGGATTCCACCGGATGCCTCTTCTTTTTTCAATTCTACATCACTCGAGCAATTTCATTCTCGGACTAGCTTTTCTGTTTAG
- the LOC110626985 gene encoding GATA transcription factor 9: protein MEAPDFFIGGYFGSGAAADFFPDKRNSDQKPGDHFAVDDLLHFPNDDDAIMTDGFFDNITKNCTATIDSSTFNSNDSSNSSISGNHVGHQSFADSHFSSELCVPYDDLAELEWLSNFVEDSFSTEQNFQANLHIISGSKPPTPESSSSESHPESSARNLNNPMFQPETPLPGKARSKRSRAAPCDWSTRLLHLSQAPKPSSKKQGSHNSNPAVEAPVRKCLHCQAEKTPQWRTGPMGPKTLCNACGVRYKSGRLVPEYRPAASPTFLSTKHSNSHRKVMELRRQKELQRAQQEQFLHQSSIFGVSNGGDDFLIHHHSGPNFRHII from the exons ATGGAGGCACCAGACTTCTTCATCGGCGGATACTTCGGCAGCGGAGCTGCGGCTGATTTCTTTCCggataaaagaaattctgatCAGAAACCAGGAGACCACTTTGCTGTTGATGACCTTCTCCATTTCCCAAACGATGATGATGCTATAATGACTGATGGTTTTTTTGATAATATCACTAAAAATTGCACTGCTACTATTGATTCTTCCACGTTCAACTCCAATGACAGCAGCAATTCTTCCATTTCCGGAAATCATGTCGGTCACCAGAGCTTCGCCGATTCTCACTTCTCCAGCGAACTCTGTGTTCCG TACGATGACTTGGCTGAGCTTGAATGGCTCTCAAATTTTGTGGAAGATTCTTTCTCAACGGAACAAAACTTCCAAGCCAACCTACACATTATCTCCGGATCGAAACCACCTACGCCGGAGTCATCTTCATCAGAATCCCACCCGGAATCATCAGCCCGTAACCTTAACAACCCAATGTTTCAGCCCGAAACTCCACTCCCCGGCAAGGCCCGTTCTAAGCGCTCCCGAGCTGCCCCTTGTGATTGGTCAACGCGTCTCCTCCACCTTTCACAAGCCCCCAAACCGTCTTCCAAAAAACAAGGAAGTCACAATTCGAATCCCGCTGTAGAAGCTCCGGTCAGGAAGTGTCTTCATTGTCAGGCAGAGAAGACTCCTCAATGGAGGACTGGTCCCATGGGACCAAAAACTTTGTGCAATGCCTGTGGAGTCAGGTACAAGTCGGGTCGGTTGGTACCCGAATACCGACCTGCAGCGAGTCCAACTTTTTTGTCGACGAAGCATTCAAATTCTCATAGGAAAGTTATGGAACTTAGAAGGCAGAAGGAATTGCAAAGAGCACAGCAGGAACAGTTTCTTCATCAAAGTTCGATTTTTGGCGTATCGAACGGTGGCGATGATTTCTTGATTCATCATCACAGTGGGCCCAACTTTAGGCATATTATCTAG
- the LOC110625789 gene encoding nuclear pore complex protein NUP35, with protein MSTTVRRTPKSSGSRSLFFQDLASPVSTHKGKFSTPGQAAAVSALWRENFSGSDLPPPPMYTLEDRSDFSPESGIPDYPLSPEVKSDPRSPIQNSGRDFMTPAKSKSEASTSFALMSDHQNQQGSAWWSSTKVSSSEQEDKGKGSPVEGVVQPGALITLPPLREVARPERQRNCLPAGNLDEEEWVTVYGFSPGDTNLVLREFEKCGVILKHVPGPRNANWMHILYQSRSDAQKALSKNGMQINGVLIVGVKPVDPMQREALNERINNPGFMTLPPPPSSTSSDLKTIRVSSRPYYLQNGSGSAHQSGGAIASPTKSIVSKIFDVMFGI; from the exons ATGAGCACTACAGTACGTAGAACTCCCAAATCCTCTGGGAGTCGGTCATTGTTTTTCCAAGATTTGGCTTCCCCAGTGTCTACGCATAAAGGGAAGTTCTCAACTCCAGGTCAGGCAGCTGCAGTATCTGCTCTATGGCGTGAGAATTTTAGTGGGTCGGATCTTCCACCCCCTCCCATGTATACCTTGGAGGACCGTTCAGATTTCTCCCCTGAATCTGGAATTCCTGATTACCCTCTTTCCCCAGAAGTAAAATCAGACCCTAGAAGTCCTATCCAAAATTCTGGGAGGGACTTCATGACTCCAGCAAAAAGCAAATCTGAGGCTAGCACTTCATTTGCTTTGATGAGTGATCATCAGAATCAACAGGGTTCAGCATGGTGGTCATCCACTAAGGTTAGTAGCAGTGAGCAAGAAGATAAGGGGAAAGGTTCTCCAGTTGAAGGTGTGGTGCAACCCGGTGCTTTGATCACACTACCACCACTGAGGGAAGTTGCAAGACCAGAGCGGCAGAGGAACTGCTTGCCAGCAGGGAATCTTGATGAGGAAGAATGGGTTACCGTTTATGG GTTCTCTCCTGGTGATACCAATTTAGTTTTGCGGGAGTTTGAAAAATGTGGTGTGATATTGAAACATGTTCCTGGTCCGAGGAATGCTAACTGGATGCACATTCTTTATCAG AGTCGTTCTGATGCTCAGAAGGCTCTCAGCAAGAACGGGATGCAAATAAATGGGGTACTAATAGTAGGCGTGAAGCCGGTAGATCCTATGCAACGAGAAGCTTTGAATGAAAGAATTAACAATCCGGGATTCATGACTTTACCCCCACCACCATCTTCAACAAGCTCAGATTTGAAGACAATAAGAGTTTCTTCTCGCCCCTACTATCTTCAAAATGGCAGTGGCAGCGCCCATCAGTCAGGAGGTGCCATTGCTTCTCCAACCAAGTCTATAGTGTCCAAAATCTTTGATGTTATGTTTGGCATTTAG